CAACCAATAGTAGTGTAACCTTAATTAATGCACACATTActtgtttgtgttatttcagGAGAAAGTTTACCACATTCATTTTTGTTGCTATTCAGCTTTGCAGTATTGGGTAAGTTGTATATTTTCCTTAGGAATAATTTCACAGTATTATTTTGGATGTTTGCAGAATGAAGTGAATCATTTAATAAGattgtttcatcatcatttaaagcacttttactattattattgtattattctACCCAGGAACTAAAATGAGCCGTTTAGCTGTCAGCTAGATGTGGCACACTAAGAAAACCTCACCTAAATCACACTGATGTTAACTAATGACTGCTGACACTGATAAATGAAGCAAAGAAAAATGATAATCTGTCACTATGCAAAATGTCTATTGATACAGGTGTTAAAGGCGCAATCATCATCGCAATCATTGCAGTCATATTTTGACTCTGTACATATGAATTTCCAGCTAATGATTAATAACTTTAAACTCACTATATTATGGTTTCCTTAAGTGTAGTGTGATGTTAAGTATAGTCTTATAGTATTGTTTCCTTTGTTGTTACATATAAACGCTGTTGCTATGTTCACGATTGTAAACCATCATCATTACCTGTGTAGCTTTGGcaacactgtttttttctgtcatgacAGAAAGCTTCAAGTATTTGGATtcagatagataaataaatagattgCATCTTTCTTCAGAGATGACAACAAACTGATTTCAATGAATTAACTTACATTTATTGCAAATGCCAAACAATATACACTTGCAGCTCTTGCAAATACAAATGCAGTGACACAAAGTACATGTGGCTGCATGACATCTGTGTATATAGCGATGGCAAATAATACGTTTTCCAAAATAAACTCTCCAACTGGGCTTTTTGACATCTAAGACAAAAATCAGTACTTGCAACCCAGTGAATAGATCCTGCTGAGGTCACTGGTGGCTCCGCTGAATTCTGCAGCAACTCTCTGCTTACGTGCATGTGACCTCGTATGTACCTTTTTAACTTCAACATAGAATCGATCAGTCGATTTTCATTCATCAGTTGTACAGTAAATTAGAGTAAAAATATTAGGCTCACAACACGAAATGCCTAATGAAATAATAGAGCTTGGCTGAGAATATCACAGGCACTAGCAATTTCAACAGCGATGGAAAAATATACTGCGCAAACAGTCCAACAACACTGTATAGAGTCAgatgagacaaacaaacaacagcgTACAATGTCTTTCAGGGCTGGAAATCCAATTAATTCATACAACTattggcaaaaaaataaaacaaacaaacaaacaaaaaatccaGCTTCTGATTTAATGTGTTTCACACATCTTTTTGTCTTTCCAGAGTGCAGTGTCCATATCTTAACATGTGCTCAAACTCACTGAGAGCAAATTTAGCCAGAAAGGAGACATCACAATGACTGAATGGTTAGACACAAACACCACATAAATGCTACTTCCTTGTTTTGAATCTGGCCCTTTGTTGCAAGTCATCCCCGTCTTTTCATGTCTGCTTCTACATTATCAGAGGtccaaaaaaagtgaaatgccaaataaataaataaaactgaccaCAAGTACAAAGACAGAACAAACCAATGAGTCCAATCAAACCAAATAATTCCAGGAAGCCACTATCTTTAAACCATgccctgacaaaaaaaaaggcaaactgGATGTAAATATAACTCAAGTAAGAAAAGAAGTACAGTTTCCTTTGCCAAAAATGACTTGTCACTATTATCAgagaaagcaaaaacacaagaggTATTTTGGTCTATCCTTCAACCTTTGAAGCTGTGCAACAACCTTGGAAAATTAAATAAGGCAGTTCCTGACTGTTTGATATATCAAAGAAATAAatcacacatattcatacacattcatTGGAATGACAAAAAGTATTTAAGTATCTGAACATTTTAGTCCACATATCTTAGTGCAGTGAAAAAGGGGTTATGTTAcaacaagaaggaaaacataCTCACTGCTTTTCCCTAATATGTGCTTTGCTCAATACTTGATTCTCACTGCAAAAACTCTAATACATGATTGTCTTTTTGAAGTGGCGCACACATAACATACACTTAACATGATCAACAAGATACTTCAATCCctacagtgcaaaaaaaaaaaggtaaaaccaTGGTGGAAACAGGAGGTAGTAGAGAAATTAGACGCATGTAGCAGAGCAGTAAAAAGTTAAAGCTTATATTTATATCTTAGCTGGTTGTTACAGTTTCATTTAACTGTCACTTTCTTCTCAATGACATCATAGTAAATGTAGACATCatttgctctgctgtgtttacatcagTTTAACTGGTATTCAGTTTTATTCTAACTTGCACTACAACACATTTAAATCTGTTACTTTAAGGTACATATAAAAAAGCAAAGCTTACTTGTTTAGCAATTAAATCAACAACATGTTACAGCAATCAGAGTATAATTTACTGGCAGAATAAAGGTAAGGCATAAGCTAATAATGTAAGGCCAAAATGATTATGTAAGACTGATAATTTAGTAGCCTGTCTGGctaattctttcttttttcaacgTCACTAGTTCGCACAGTGTAGtctttcttgattaattgattaatcatttggtcagtaaaacatcagaaaatggtgaaaaacacccGTCAGAATATCATTgagtccaaggtgatgtcttaTTAGTCCTTATTTTAGATCAAACAACAGTCCAGAACCCCAAcatattaaatttacagtaatttaaGAGCAAGAATAGCAACGAATTCTCAGATTTGAGTGCTTTGAAACAgcaaacatttggcatttttgcttgaaatttagtttaaaaataattaaattatcaaaatagttgcagattaatcaattaatcttagCAGCGCTAAATCTTTCAATTTTTTCATTCCTGCAAACCTGCTCCAGGTAAATTCATGCAGACATTTTATCTCATTAAAGGTAAAAAATGAGACAGTAGTTTTGTGGAAACAACAAGGCAATAATCAGCGGATGAAGTGCTAACTAGACAGAGCAGAATTTCAGATTCATGTGAACAGCTTCTGATCTCAACATTCGATCTGAGACTGCAGCTGTCTTCGCAGACTGAGGGTGCGCCGATGGAGCTGCTGCATCTGCTGCATGCGGTCTCGCTGCCTTGCCAGGTTCTGGGGCATGGGGTAGCGCTGGGAGCCGTTAAGATACTGGTACGGGATGCGAACGTGGCAGGCGGCGGCTCTGCAGCGTGGCTGGGGCATGGGCGGTAGCAGCATCCATCGCTTCCTCTCAGAACAGTAACGGTAGGCTTCCTTTCGATACTGCTTGTCTATGTTGTTGCTGTTCCTCCACCCGCCGATGATGAAGATGTCTTCCCCCAGGTAGCAGACAGCAGCACCTTCGATGCTGGTGACTTCTGGAGGGAGGCTGTCGAGGATGTCGTCTGAGATGTTTCTGCTTATTTTCTGCTGAGCGGCCTCGGCTGTGACCTTGTAACTCTTAGGGCAACAGGAAGCTGTGTGGTAGAAGTTGGTGGATGCCACAGCCATTTGAAAAATACAGTAGTTATCAATGAGCGGTAACGAGTCCACTTCCTGCCATTTGTGGCTTTCTGTGTCATAGCAATTGGTCACAGTGCTCAGTCCATCCTCATTGTCCATATCAACTGGGGTTCTGGCCATCACGTACACGTAGCGGTCCTCCACGCTCACCGTTTTTACATCTCGTAGTATCTTGGGTGCTGGCTCAAGATTATGCCATTGGTCCTGCTCAGGCTCATAGACAGTAACATCTTTGAAGCCTGGACTGAAGTTGCCATGACCACCAATGCTGTAGAGTATGTCACTGACACATGTGAGGCCAAAGGAGTGCTTGCGGATGGTCAAGCCGCTGACCTGCTCCCAGGTGTTGAGGTTGGAGTCGTAGCGCTCCACAGTCTTCGCATAGCCTGGCTCCATGGACCCTGCCACATAAACATGGCTGTCGGTGACGGCGATGGCATGTCCGTCGAGGTGGTTGTGAATGTGCGGCAGATTGACCCAACGGTCCTCAGCAACGAAATAGcccacacactcactcaaatAGTCCCCACCTTCTGAAACACCACCCACCACCATGATTACATCCATGTTCTGGCCAAAACGTGGCTGTGCTGCCGCCATGTAGGAGGCACAGAGCTCCAGATCAGCTGACTTGAGGCTCTCAAAGCAAACAGCGTGGACCTCAAGGGCGTCGGACACCAGCTGCAGACAAGCTGCATTGTTCGCCACTAAAGGCTCCTTTCTCACCACCCGTGTTAGGTAAGTAGGAACCATCTGCTGCAGCCTTAAAAGCGTGAACAGCTCCTCAAAGTGCTTCTCTCGCTCTTCTGTGTTCTGGTGCACCCATTTTATAACAGCCTCAAACAATTCCTGTTCAGAGTCCACAGTGATTTCTGAGTCTGACAGCCAGTCTCGCACCAGGTGAAAGGGCAGCGTGTAGAACTCCTCGTTGCGGATAATTTTGTGAAAGTTTCTTCGGATCATGTCAGCGGCTCCCTGAGCCAGCTGGTCCAGTGTGTACATGTGGGCCAGGCTGTGCACCGCTACACAGTTCGCCAGGCTCAACTTCTTCATCAGAAACTCTCCGCAGAAGCTCTTGAGTTGCGCCAGCAGGAACCTAACAGTGTAAACATATCAGCATTATCAGAatattgtgatgtttttcaGTTGATTAGTACAACGTTATAGATGAGGAACTAAGCAGTGAAAATGGATGGAACAAGAGCTTGCAGCATACAATACACTGAAATATTAGACTTCCCTCACCATCCTAGTAAAAACTCATGTTCTGTAGTCAACCGTATAGAAATATGGATCCCAGACAAAAACTAAGACACCCTGATTGcatttatgaatatgaaaactaATGTAGTGacttgctttttatttttgcactgaaaaaaatgtgtttcatgcATTTCCACGTGCCTGTAACCTTGAATTCAGGATTATATGTTAAAATCTGCCTTCCAAACATCATGTACTTTGGGGTCACATATGACAGTTAACTGGCTACTACATGAAAATACGCCAATCATCAAAAGTGCAGTTTTATCATGTCGTCATGTTTACGTGATCAAATGATAATCAGTCAccaatgttaaaaacaaaaatgatgagGATTAGTAAGGGTTGTCCTGCCTATATGGGGGcaaaagtagagctgcaattattttgataattgatcaatCATTTAGGTCCTTTTGtaagcaaaaatgccacaaatttgatggtttcaggttttcaaatttgagaatttgctgctttttttttttttttaaagacatttgatGTCATCACCATGGActccaggaaattgtgatggacatttttcattattatgatgttttagagaccaaaaaataatcagaagattaatcgattatgaaaacaatatttagttGCAACCCTAAATGGGAGAGTGAGAGAATTGTCAATaaattatcaatcaatctgtaCATCCTAATCaggaaaaataagtgaaaacacctgtgtagaTGTACCGTGAGTGTGTAGGGCCTTTAACGACACACAGACACTCTGATTAAGATCCATTCCCTGTATAGcttttccacagcagacattttggctCGTCATaaataggaaaagcacaggtgttactactAACATTAACGATgtctctgttctattcaagtgtcccagtaagccttGACAGTGTGGCAGTGAGCCAGCAGAAACAGCTAAATGGAAtccagccatcattcattttattatttacacctgtgctgtGTCAAATGACTCCTATGAAAAAGGCAAAGGCAACGCTGGTAGTAGTATGGGTATGTAATGGGTCATCTTATACATTACTGGTAGACGTGGGTCATCATTTAGGCTACCTCAAAATGTTGTGGGCCATGGTTTTGCTGTTTATTTGGCCCACATCTCTGCTAAAGAcacttttatgtttgttttcttataaTAAGACTTGTAACTTCATAAAATGGCTGGCTAGACATGCAGAGCCAcaggtgtttgttttcagtcacaCCTGGCTTACTAAGAGTACAGACAAGGTGTGGCTTAATAACCCCTAGACAGAAACAAAAGCATTACTCAGTACTTCCGTGTATAAAGCAAGTGGAAATCAGATTAAATGCATGTATACAATAATCACCTGTCAGCCAGCTCCAACACTTCATGTACATTGGCAGCGGTGACCCTGATTTCTCCGGTGTACATGAACTGTATGACACTCTCCACCGTGTCTGGGTCGGGTCCGGTTTCAGAGCTCCACTCTCTCAGCTCCACTCGCCCGGACTGAGCCTCTGAAAACTGGCCGCCCAGCAGCAAGGTGAAGTAGTGCGATGCTGCGGATAAAACTGAGCGGTGGGCGGACAACGTCTGGACCCTTTCCCCAGACACCCCGCTGCCGCTGGAGGTGAAAACCAGCGTCACGTCGCAGAACAGCCCCGCCTTCCTCTGCTCGCTCTGCCGCCGGGAAAGCTCCGAGCAGTGGCCCGGACAGGTGAACTCCTCGGCCTCCTCCGGTTCTCCGTCACCTGTCAGCGCGCCCTGAGCGCCGCCGCTCCGGCTGCAGTCCTCCGACCCGCCGGCTGCCGCTGCCATACCGCAGAGGACCAGTCTCCGAGGCAAATGAAGGCTCTGAACTATCTTTGGTAGGAACTCATAGGCGTATATAACACACGTAAACAAGCACTCAAAAACTGACATGCATGCGCAGCGTTGACAGCGAGGCTTGACTGGAAAAACAGGAGTGCTCACTTCCGTCTCCAAGAAGATcacaactgtattttttttttttgctggagtGTCAATGAAAGGCTTCAGATTCAAGCTAATACCTCCTTTCCCACAAGAGAACCATTACTGTGACGGATACACAGCAAAGTCCAAAGtgttatcttgtttttattgctgttcTAAGGCACAGAAACATATCTGTTAATGCCGAAATTGAACTTTGTTTAAGGGATGAACCCCTTTTCGCGCATGCGTGTTGGCAATTATGTGACCGGTGATGCTGTTGCATCCTGTGAGTTTAAGAActataattgattattttatgcCACAACACGGCAAGGATGACTCATACATTCAGTCCAAGAATCATACTTATATTTTAGGTCACAGTACGTACACAATTGTGATACTGCCTCATGTGTAATGGAAGGATTTTTTTTGGTCATAGTATATGTGCAAGATTTCATTGATCTTGCGCTGTATTAGGGTCTTTCAGAGTTGGTATTAATGCCACACACAGGTAAGTCTACTGTTACAATTAAATTGTGGGTGACACTATAGGTATCCTATAatctgtagggctgcaactaatgattatttccttgattaaaaGATTAGTtttttagtccataaaatgtcagaaaatggtgaaaatgtctATCACTGTTTTCCAGAGCCtgaggtgacatcttcaaatgtcttgtattgttcacaacccaaagatatccaATTTACTGTCATAGGAGACTCAGcgattaatagattatcaaaatagttggcagcTAATCAATTCATTGCCTaataattgcagctctaatatccTGTAAGTCTACTAAGAGTCCTGCTCCAGGCTATAAATCTTTTATATGAGCTTCCTCACCTCTGTTCAGAGATCACACTTTACTGACAGGTGATTAACCCATTACACACTTGAgccaaaatgaaaagtaaaacaataaGTTCTTTATTATACTACTATATGACAgcatattacaaaaaacaaagcatttttttcacagttaaataaaaacagcaaaacaaagatcAAACACAGCAGGCCGTACAGTGGTCAGTTACAAAGGTAGTGTCAAGTCTTTAGTGAAAGCTGGACAGTTCTTACAGAGCCAACATACATAATATGTGCAATAACTTCCCCAAGTAAAAGCACACTGCTTTCATGGTCCCTCGCCAAAAGATGCTAAGCAAGACTCACAGGGCTCATTCATGAAGCATTTTCTTcaccctccccctctcccttgATGCTTCTACATTTCCCTGTTTTTCTGAcagattatcaaaacagttatTCAGAATAGCAACACATGTAGTCAACTTCATACTGAAAGACTTGAACACCTCAAAACTGCATCTGATTTACAGTAGCTGATGAATTTCAACCAGGGTTGCGACCAGCGTCGTACTAGGAAAGGCAATGATGGAGTGACACTTAAAGTCAGCATGTTTGTgcttattttccttttttgccgATAATGAATTATCTTTTTCAAAACATAAGATCTAGATAAGCTTTGTAATATCTACCACTGgaccctgttttttttttagtttttgtttttttacttggTTTAGTGAAGACAATAAATTACTAAAACTAACTTTGGTTTATCGTGGAGATCTTTTTCAGCGGGAGTGAAACTTGAAGGCATTTTTTAACGGATACTGAATTTAGATTTGCTAGTGTTTAACTAAGGTGCAATATTAAGAAAGCATGCTTAACCACACTTTCTTGTTGCTGATTAAAATAGGTTAGTATAAAAAAAAGGTACTGTATTGCTGAGTTTGAACAAATGTCACATCAGACTCCATAATACAGGAGTCTTGTCCTCCCCTTGTACAAACTACGCaaaacagatttctttttttgaagTACCAATAGATTTTGTGCTCCTGCAACTGCTGTACTTTGCAGTTTGGTTCTCTGTTCAAAACTGAATAAGTTACatctcagacttttttttttaaataatttgtcaaaaactaaatctaaaaatataCTTCCCCTTTTTCTCCGTGAAAACTAGACCGAAAACTTCTACCCAGATCCCTCAGTCAGACAGTTCTTCCACCACCCAGAATCATCCTGCCAGTTTTCCCCAGGCAGCTGTTGTCATAATCGGAGAGTACATGTACATTAAGTGTGATGTGTGATAATGCCTGACCCATTTGGGCAGTCACATCTGGAAGTGTGTCCCGTTCTGTGATGTAGGGATTACATGGACATATGTTCAGGAAGCACGTAGGAGATGTCGTCCCAGGGGTGGCGGTACAAACCCTGTTTCAGCCTCTTCTGGTCCAGGTAATGTCCTAATGTAAGACAGACACGATGTTAGATGTCTTGATTTGTTGCTACTACAGTTGGTGTCATTCACAACGCTTCATCTCAATGGGACTCACCAATAAAGCCCATACTCCGGCCAAGCACAAAGATCCCATTTAGTGCACCGATCTCCACAAACTCGTCTGCCTCATCACTGGAACCAGTTCAACATTCATGTGAGAAACAATACTGACAGTGTGCTATCGATGCAGAGGGCAAAAATACAGACAAAGCGCTTTTGGCAgctgacattttttcaaaatgcaTTGGTGAATTAAGTGCATCGTCTCAGAAACTATCCAAAAACATGGACCTATATTCTGTATATGCTAATCTAAAGAAAGTTCTCCATGAATATACAGTAACAGCAGTCTAGCTTTTTACTGAAAACTTGAAACTTTACACTAagaaattttgaaattaaataatagAAGGTGTCATCCCATCCAAGCGGTTACTTGTACAAAACCTAGCTTTATAGACAGACCCTTACACATCACCAGCGCCTCCATAATATAGCAGCTGAATATTCTTACCGTGTGAAGCCACCACACGTCCTGAGCAGGTCCACAAAGGCAACACCAATAAAACCGTCTACATTGAGGATCAAGTTGGGTTTCTGAAAATAACATAATAGAAATCAATTTATCTAAACTGCAGGGGAATATAAGCAAGTGAGCTAACATCTCaacaattttaaaatttaaaaaaaaaaaaaaaaaagaggaaaggatgCTGCACACTTGCTAAAGCTGAGGAGAAATCTGAGGAATGTCTGCATCAGATTgaaatgttgtgtgtttgtttggcagTAAAATGTTCTAGTTGTGAGATTTGGGCAGTGTGCAGGATCCTGTCTTTGTAGTAACTTTTCAGACACTTCAGATTTTCATAAAAGGATATCTTGTATgtgataaaataacaaaatgataCATATAGCACTTAATTATATTCAAAAGCCCTACAAGACATTTTGGGTTTGCATCTTTTCTTAATGCCTTTTTATGTCTTATGTACAGTAGTTTGAATTTCTTCATGTCAGAGTTTGAATAAGTCCTGTTTTCCATTTGATCAATTATTTCAATAGGactagttttcagttttttctaaAACCGG
This sequence is a window from Thunnus albacares chromosome 20, fThuAlb1.1, whole genome shotgun sequence. Protein-coding genes within it:
- the klhl11 gene encoding kelch-like protein 11; this encodes MSVFECLFTCVIYAYEFLPKIVQSLHLPRRLVLCGMAAAAGGSEDCSRSGGAQGALTGDGEPEEAEEFTCPGHCSELSRRQSEQRKAGLFCDVTLVFTSSGSGVSGERVQTLSAHRSVLSAASHYFTLLLGGQFSEAQSGRVELREWSSETGPDPDTVESVIQFMYTGEIRVTAANVHEVLELADRFLLAQLKSFCGEFLMKKLSLANCVAVHSLAHMYTLDQLAQGAADMIRRNFHKIIRNEEFYTLPFHLVRDWLSDSEITVDSEQELFEAVIKWVHQNTEEREKHFEELFTLLRLQQMVPTYLTRVVRKEPLVANNAACLQLVSDALEVHAVCFESLKSADLELCASYMAAAQPRFGQNMDVIMVVGGVSEGGDYLSECVGYFVAEDRWVNLPHIHNHLDGHAIAVTDSHVYVAGSMEPGYAKTVERYDSNLNTWEQVSGLTIRKHSFGLTCVSDILYSIGGHGNFSPGFKDVTVYEPEQDQWHNLEPAPKILRDVKTVSVEDRYVYVMARTPVDMDNEDGLSTVTNCYDTESHKWQEVDSLPLIDNYCIFQMAVASTNFYHTASCCPKSYKVTAEAAQQKISRNISDDILDSLPPEVTSIEGAAVCYLGEDIFIIGGWRNSNNIDKQYRKEAYRYCSERKRWMLLPPMPQPRCRAAACHVRIPYQYLNGSQRYPMPQNLARQRDRMQQMQQLHRRTLSLRRQLQSQIEC